A window of Paenibacillus sp. 19GGS1-52 contains these coding sequences:
- a CDS encoding ABC transporter permease subunit: MNTRKAGFAPRTFMLLLMVYLLLPLLATGLYAFAQDWQNSLLPKSWTLNWFSEMFKDIRFLEALWTSLYLCFISVALSLAVMLPAVFVITLYFPRWESFMKGIVVLPYAVPGVVAAVGLIRTYSSGPLNIAGTAYLLIGAYFVVILPYMYQGIRNSLLTVSAVELLNAAELLGARRRTAFVNVILPNIWPGVIVSTLLSFSVLFGEFVLTNMLVGGHIKTIQVYLYQRVGESGHLASAIAISYFVFILVLSTVLMKLGKKMGGGVQG, translated from the coding sequence ATGAACACACGAAAAGCGGGCTTCGCACCGCGTACTTTTATGCTGCTGCTGATGGTTTATTTATTGCTTCCCCTGCTCGCGACCGGCCTGTATGCCTTTGCACAGGATTGGCAAAATAGCTTGCTGCCTAAGAGCTGGACGCTGAATTGGTTCAGTGAGATGTTCAAGGATATCCGCTTTCTGGAGGCGCTGTGGACATCGCTCTATCTATGCTTTATCAGTGTGGCGCTAAGTCTTGCCGTGATGCTGCCAGCTGTCTTTGTAATCACCCTCTATTTTCCGCGCTGGGAGAGTTTTATGAAGGGCATTGTTGTTCTGCCCTATGCCGTGCCGGGCGTAGTAGCCGCAGTTGGGCTTATTCGTACTTACTCCTCGGGGCCGCTGAATATTGCCGGAACGGCCTATCTGCTGATCGGTGCTTATTTTGTAGTCATTCTCCCCTATATGTATCAAGGCATTCGCAACAGTCTGTTAACCGTTTCTGCCGTAGAGCTGCTGAATGCTGCTGAACTGCTGGGCGCCCGCCGTAGAACGGCTTTTGTAAATGTAATTCTGCCTAATATTTGGCCGGGGGTTATCGTCTCGACATTGTTATCGTTCTCCGTCTTGTTTGGTGAATTTGTGCTCACGAACATGCTGGTCGGTGGTCATATTAAGACTATCCAAGTGTATTTATATCAGCGTGTTGGAGAAAGCGGGCATTTAGCGAGTGCGATTGCCATCTCCTATTTTGTATTTATTCTAGTTCTGTCGACAGTACTGATGAAGCTTGGCAAAAAAATGGGGGGAGGGGTACAGGGATGA
- a CDS encoding ABC transporter permease subunit: MKLRKRGVILALLPFALMVLAFQLVPILSMLTGSFRNEDGTGFTLGNYLHALQSAYYMQAIKNSLLISISSSLLGIVIGLVCAYCITRFTPAVRDRLLMLSNMTSNFAGVPLAFAYIILLGNNGVFTLLFKQWGWSVFSDFNLYSWSGLILVYVYFQVPLALLLLYPSFYGIREQWREAASLLGAGPWQFWKTIGLPILSPAIFGTLGILFANAMGAYATAYALVGGNYNLLAVRIGSLVAGDVVTQPQMGSTLAVLLALTTLLAVYLNHRMLRRAQRFGSSGPLRKPQPKGNVAQRLRPAAREEM; encoded by the coding sequence ATGAAACTGAGAAAACGCGGCGTGATTCTAGCACTACTCCCCTTCGCACTGATGGTGCTGGCGTTTCAGCTTGTCCCTATATTGTCCATGCTGACAGGCAGCTTTCGCAACGAGGACGGAACAGGTTTTACGCTGGGGAATTATTTGCATGCGCTGCAGAGTGCCTATTATATGCAAGCGATCAAGAACAGCCTGCTGATCTCCATCTCCTCCAGCCTGCTCGGAATAGTGATTGGGCTGGTATGTGCCTATTGCATCACCCGTTTTACTCCAGCTGTGCGTGATCGGCTATTGATGCTGTCCAATATGACCTCGAATTTCGCCGGAGTTCCGCTAGCCTTCGCCTATATTATTTTGCTGGGGAATAATGGTGTGTTTACGCTGTTGTTCAAACAGTGGGGCTGGAGCGTGTTCTCGGATTTCAACCTGTACAGCTGGTCGGGCCTGATATTGGTCTATGTATATTTTCAGGTTCCATTAGCGCTGTTGCTCCTGTATCCATCGTTTTATGGGATTAGAGAGCAGTGGAGGGAGGCTGCCTCCTTGCTGGGTGCAGGACCCTGGCAGTTCTGGAAAACCATTGGCCTGCCGATTCTGTCTCCGGCCATCTTCGGCACACTTGGCATTCTGTTCGCCAATGCGATGGGCGCTTATGCGACGGCGTATGCTCTAGTTGGCGGCAATTATAACTTGCTCGCCGTAAGAATTGGATCACTGGTCGCCGGTGATGTCGTCACTCAGCCGCAGATGGGCAGTACGCTGGCTGTACTGCTTGCGTTAACAACCTTGCTGGCTGTGTATCTCAATCACCGGATGCTTCGGCGCGCACAGCGATTCGGCAGCAGTGGACCGCTCCGAAAACCGCAGCCCAAAGGCAATGTTGCGCAGCGCCTCAGACCTGCGGCCAGAGAGGAGATGTAA
- a CDS encoding ABC transporter substrate-binding protein has translation MKKGIKKQWLLGLMLSLLVLLLAACANSEANADNTNGNSGVKELSLPELEAAAKKEGSVVSVGMPDTWANWKDTWTDITGKYGVTHADTDMSSAEEVAKFDAEKDKPTADIGDVGIAFGPVAVDKGVTQPYKTSYWDEIPAWAKDKDGQWIVGYQGTIAFLTNTKLVADPPKSWEDLKNGNYKIIVGDVTKAAQAQMAVLAAAIAFGGDESNIEPGIAFFEDLAKKGRLSNAEASPANIEKGEVEVTLLWDFNALNYRDQINKDGFNVAIPKEGSVVSGYATIINKWAPHPNAAKLTREYILSDAGQINLAKGYARPIRDSVILPDDVAAKLLPADEYVNAKPVSDYKAWEKTAKSIPQLWQERVLVHLN, from the coding sequence ATGAAAAAAGGGATCAAGAAACAATGGTTGCTGGGTTTAATGCTGTCCTTGCTCGTCCTGTTGCTTGCTGCTTGTGCAAATTCGGAAGCCAATGCTGATAACACGAACGGAAATTCGGGGGTTAAAGAGTTAAGCCTGCCTGAGCTTGAAGCTGCAGCCAAGAAAGAAGGCAGCGTGGTCAGTGTAGGTATGCCGGATACTTGGGCCAATTGGAAAGATACATGGACTGATATTACTGGGAAATATGGAGTTACACATGCAGATACAGATATGTCGAGCGCAGAAGAAGTTGCCAAGTTCGATGCAGAAAAAGATAAACCGACTGCAGATATCGGCGATGTTGGGATCGCTTTTGGCCCTGTTGCGGTAGATAAAGGGGTAACACAACCTTACAAAACCTCTTACTGGGACGAGATTCCAGCTTGGGCGAAGGACAAGGATGGACAATGGATTGTCGGATATCAAGGAACCATTGCCTTTTTAACGAACACTAAACTTGTCGCTGATCCACCTAAGAGCTGGGAAGATCTGAAGAACGGCAACTACAAAATTATTGTTGGCGATGTTACCAAAGCTGCACAAGCTCAGATGGCCGTGTTGGCTGCAGCGATTGCCTTTGGTGGCGATGAATCAAACATTGAACCGGGAATTGCCTTTTTCGAGGATTTAGCTAAAAAGGGTCGTCTCTCCAATGCCGAAGCTTCGCCTGCCAACATTGAGAAGGGTGAAGTTGAAGTAACGCTGTTATGGGATTTCAACGCGCTGAACTACAGAGACCAGATCAACAAGGATGGTTTCAACGTTGCTATTCCAAAGGAAGGCAGTGTTGTGAGTGGTTATGCAACGATCATCAACAAATGGGCTCCGCATCCTAATGCGGCTAAGCTAACCCGGGAATATATCCTCAGCGATGCCGGACAGATTAATCTGGCTAAAGGATATGCCCGACCTATCCGTGATAGTGTCATTCTGCCGGACGATGTGGCGGCTAAGCTGCTGCCAGCAGATGAATATGTCAACGCTAAACCTGTCAGCGATTATAAGGCTTGGGAAAAAACAGCCAAGAGCATTCCGCAGCTGTGGCAGGAACGTGTACTTGTCCACTTGAACTAG
- a CDS encoding ABC transporter permease, with the protein MKWIEKKWVSVSLLWIAVLGIWQLGAVIYGVDVIPGPWSTLKGGQELLEDGTLLQYIGISFYRVLIGWVLGSLVAIPVGLIIGKVNLIRIFAEPFLNFIRFIPPIAFITLFLVWFGIGEQSKIALIMYATFFIVVLNTLTGVMSVEEDKIRSARSMGANEWQILLHVIVPATIPYIFTGVRLAMGTSYMAIIGAEMIASNEGVGYLIWNSRLFFRTDWIFVGLFCLGFMGFFTDRLFGWFGKRVLYRYGVVSVGARRR; encoded by the coding sequence ATGAAATGGATAGAGAAGAAATGGGTTTCCGTATCTTTATTGTGGATTGCCGTCCTTGGCATTTGGCAGCTCGGAGCTGTTATCTACGGTGTAGATGTCATTCCTGGACCCTGGAGTACCCTGAAGGGTGGGCAAGAACTGCTGGAGGATGGTACCTTGCTGCAATATATTGGCATAAGCTTTTACCGAGTACTGATAGGCTGGGTTCTGGGCAGTCTGGTCGCCATTCCGGTGGGGCTTATTATTGGAAAGGTAAATCTGATCCGTATCTTTGCCGAGCCGTTCCTGAACTTTATCCGCTTTATTCCACCCATTGCCTTCATCACGCTGTTTCTGGTCTGGTTCGGGATCGGGGAGCAGTCGAAGATTGCGCTGATTATGTACGCGACCTTTTTTATCGTGGTGCTGAATACTTTAACAGGCGTAATGTCAGTGGAGGAAGACAAAATCCGCTCCGCCCGCAGCATGGGGGCCAATGAGTGGCAAATCCTGTTGCATGTGATCGTTCCGGCCACCATACCTTATATTTTCACAGGTGTACGGCTGGCGATGGGTACCTCCTACATGGCTATTATCGGCGCGGAGATGATCGCTTCCAATGAAGGCGTGGGTTATCTGATCTGGAACTCGCGGTTGTTCTTCCGCACCGATTGGATCTTTGTAGGCCTGTTCTGCCTTGGTTTTATGGGCTTTTTTACCGATCGGCTGTTCGGCTGGTTCGGCAAGCGGGTGCTGTACAGATATGGCGTGGTCAGTGTGGGAGCGAGAAGAAGGTAG
- a CDS encoding ABC transporter ATP-binding protein: MSLPAKQNTIHIEQLRKSYSEPAAGELHYIIKDVNLVIKGGEFFVLLGPSGCGKSTLLNMIAGFVSKSGGNLRVDNVEVNKPGRDRAVVFQQADSSLFPWLTVRENVEFGLRMKKTARTERRNISDRYIALVGLNGHEEKFPKELSGGMKQRVQLARVLANEPAILLMDEPFGALDAMTRRTMQKELVNIWRETHNTVIFVTHDIQEALLLGERIGIMSVGPSSNITDIYENTLTYPRDVASPEFYSLYNQIQQHFEEQD, encoded by the coding sequence ATGTCTTTACCTGCCAAGCAGAATACGATTCATATCGAGCAGCTCCGCAAAAGCTACAGTGAGCCAGCAGCCGGAGAGCTTCATTACATTATTAAGGACGTAAACCTTGTTATTAAAGGCGGAGAATTCTTCGTGCTGCTGGGCCCAAGTGGCTGCGGGAAATCGACGTTGCTGAATATGATCGCCGGTTTTGTCTCCAAATCTGGCGGCAACCTACGGGTGGATAATGTTGAAGTGAATAAGCCGGGCAGAGATAGGGCGGTTGTTTTTCAGCAGGCAGATTCTTCTTTGTTTCCTTGGCTGACTGTTCGGGAGAATGTGGAGTTTGGTCTGCGGATGAAGAAGACCGCGAGAACGGAGCGGCGTAATATCTCAGACCGGTATATCGCACTTGTAGGGTTGAACGGGCATGAAGAAAAGTTCCCGAAAGAGCTGTCGGGAGGCATGAAGCAACGCGTCCAGCTGGCACGGGTGCTGGCGAATGAGCCGGCTATTCTGCTGATGGATGAACCGTTTGGAGCGCTGGACGCGATGACCCGCCGAACGATGCAGAAAGAGCTGGTGAATATTTGGCGGGAGACGCATAATACGGTCATTTTTGTGACCCATGATATTCAGGAGGCCCTGCTGTTGGGAGAGCGTATTGGCATTATGTCTGTAGGGCCTTCCTCCAATATCACCGACATTTATGAGAACACGCTGACCTATCCGCGGGATGTAGCCTCACCAGAGTTCTACTCGCTATACAACCAGATTCAGCAACATTTCGAAGAACAGGATTAG
- a CDS encoding ABC transporter substrate-binding protein: protein MKKSWFGSGFLLLSLSLVLLLSGCSSKGDAAASEGTTGDKPVTLKIKIADINTNTTFRVAVDKGIFAKHGIDAEIVNFGTPAEGVNALFIKQVDVAFGADFPVLNAVAKGDYSIIASAGLATDAAAATWKLFVSDTIQQPEDLKGKNLSFMRGTFLPYLWDEYLKENHIALGDVTLTGQGAFDEAYIALKQGDVDAAWFSGSALNDKLNALKGVHELTDMSKTTVRLGMGIVTSNDFAKQNPEGIANFLAAVNEASVYAQANPDEVADIMFKEVKQPKENTLKDLPTNPWIVGFTQAAYDSLANQKKYMVDTGIIAKDFDLGSKLSLEPLKQALPEAVTYEK from the coding sequence TTGAAAAAATCATGGTTTGGTTCAGGTTTTCTGCTCTTATCCCTATCACTAGTCCTACTCTTGTCAGGCTGCAGCTCCAAAGGAGACGCCGCGGCGTCTGAAGGAACAACGGGCGACAAGCCAGTGACTTTAAAGATCAAAATTGCTGATATCAATACAAATACGACGTTCCGTGTGGCTGTGGATAAAGGGATTTTTGCCAAGCATGGTATCGATGCCGAGATAGTGAACTTTGGTACACCGGCGGAAGGTGTAAATGCACTATTCATTAAACAAGTGGATGTTGCTTTCGGTGCGGATTTCCCAGTGCTGAACGCCGTAGCCAAAGGGGATTATTCCATTATCGCCTCCGCAGGTCTGGCAACAGATGCAGCAGCTGCAACGTGGAAATTGTTCGTTAGCGATACCATTCAGCAGCCGGAGGATTTGAAGGGCAAGAACTTAAGCTTTATGCGGGGCACATTTTTGCCTTACCTGTGGGATGAATACTTGAAGGAGAACCATATTGCCCTTGGTGATGTGACCTTGACGGGACAAGGAGCTTTTGATGAAGCTTATATTGCATTGAAGCAAGGCGATGTGGATGCAGCTTGGTTTAGTGGTTCTGCGCTTAATGATAAGCTGAATGCTCTTAAAGGTGTGCATGAGCTTACGGATATGTCTAAGACGACGGTACGTCTGGGTATGGGGATTGTGACATCCAATGATTTTGCGAAGCAGAATCCTGAAGGAATCGCCAATTTTCTGGCAGCCGTTAACGAGGCTTCAGTCTATGCCCAGGCCAATCCGGATGAGGTTGCCGACATTATGTTCAAAGAAGTGAAGCAGCCGAAGGAGAATACCTTGAAGGATCTACCGACGAACCCTTGGATCGTTGGGTTTACGCAGGCTGCTTATGACAGTCTGGCCAATCAGAAGAAATATATGGTCGACACCGGCATCATCGCCAAGGATTTTGATCTCGGCAGTAAGCTGAGTCTGGAGCCGTTGAAGCAGGCTTTGCCGGAGGCAGTTACGTACGAGAAATAG